From Populus trichocarpa isolate Nisqually-1 chromosome 19, P.trichocarpa_v4.1, whole genome shotgun sequence, a single genomic window includes:
- the LOC18108470 gene encoding patellin-1 has translation MAEEIQKPAAPEAQPSTTTEEVVVVEEKPAVIEKDAPAPVPEPEPEAPAKPAVVEEATAVAEGVVEVEKPKEETTEEVKITQSVSFKEETNVVGELPEAQKKALDDLKQLIQEALNKHEFTAPPPPPPAKEEEKPAEPEKPEEKVEVKEEEKTDAPSTSEEPKTEEEPKTAEAEASTPPPPPPAPVVEEKVEVKEEKVEEKVEVKKEEEKAEPSAAAETVVVEKVAAVDEDGAKTVEAIEETIVAVSSTPAAEEAAPAAEPEATPAEEPKTEEEAAPAAPPPPPEEVFIWGIPLLADERSDVILLKFLRARDFKVKDAFTMIKNTVKWRKEFGIDALLEEDLGAELEKVVFTHGVDKEGHSVCYNVYGAFQDKELYQNCFADEEKRTKFLKWRIQFLEKSIRKLDFSPNGICTIVQVSDIKNSPGPAKSGLRQATKQALSLLQDNYPEFVAKNVFINVPWWYLTFNKMISPFLTHRTKSKFVFAGPSKSAETLFKYIAPEEVPVQYGGLSKDGEFTGADTVTDVTIKPTSKHTVEFPVSEACVLVWELRVFGWDVSYGAEFVPSAEDGYTVIVSKTRKIISSDDPVISDTFKIGEPGKVVLTIDNQTSKKKKLLYRSKTKPLSE, from the exons ATGGCTGAGGAAATCCAGAAGCCTGCTGCACCAGAGGCACAACCATCAACCACCACGGAGGAAgttgtggtggtggaggagaagCCAGCTGTGATTGAGAAAGATGCACCGGCACCTGTTCCTGAACCAGAGCCCGAGGCACCCGCAAAACCAGCAGTGGTTGAAGAAGCAACTGCTGTCGCTGAAGGTGTTGTTGAAGTGGAGAAACCAAAGGAGGAGACAACCGAGGAGGTGAAAATAACACAATCTGTTTCTTTTAAAGAAGAGACGAATGTCGTTGGTGAACTACCCGAGGCTCAGAAAAAGGCTCTTGATGATTTGAAACAACTCATTCAAGAGGCTCTTAACAAGCATGAGTTCACCGccccgccgccgccgccgccagccaaggaggaggagaagccAGCTGAGCCTGAGAAGCCTGAAGAGAAGGTAGAAgtcaaggaggaggagaagactGATGCTCCTTCCACTAGCGAAGAACCCAAAACTGAAGAAGAGCCTAAAACTGCTGAGGCTGAGGCTTCtactccacctccacctccacccgCGCCCGTGGTGGAGGAGAAGGTTGAGGTGAAAGAGGAAAAGGTGGAAGAGAAAGTAgaagttaaaaaagaagaagagaaggctGAGCCATCCGCCGCGGCCGAGACAGTGGTGGTCGAGAAGGTGGCTGCTGTGGATGAGGATGGAGCCAAAACAGTTGAGGCAATTGAAGAGACGATAGTAGCTGTCTCCTCTACTCCTGCAGCAGAAGAGGCCGCCCCTGCTGCAGAACCCGAGGCAACTCCAGCAGAGGAGCCTAAAACCGAAGAGGAAGCAGCCCCAGCTGCTCCTCCACCACCCCCGGAGGAAGTTTTCATCTGGGGAATTCCCCTTCTTGCCGATGAGAGGAGTGATGTGATCCTCTTGAAGTTCTTGAGAGCTAGAGATTTTAAGGTGAAGGATGCATTTACTATGATCAAGAACACTGTCAAGTGGAGAAAGGAATTTGGAATTGATGCTCTTCTTGAAGAAGACCTTGGAGCTGAATTGGAAAAGGTGGTTTTCACCCATGGAGTTGACAAGGAAGGCCACTCTGTGTGCTACAATGTTTATGGTGCTTTCCAGGACAAGGAGCTGTATCAGAATTGTTTTGCTGATGAGGAGAAGAGGACGAAATTCCTGAAGTGGAGGATTCAGTTCCTGGAGAAGAGTATCAGGAAGCTTGATTTTAGTCCTAATGGTATTTGCACCATTGTTCAGGTCAGTGATATCAAGAATTCCCCTGGACCTGCCAAGTCCGGACTCAGGCAAGCCACTAAACAGGCGCTTTCTTTGCTACAAGATAATTATCCTGAATTTGTGGCAAAAAAT GTGTTCATCAATGTTCCATGGTGGTACCTAACATTCAATAAGATGATCAGCCCTTTCCTGACACACAGGACAAAGAGCAAGTTTGTTTTTGCTGGCCCATCCAAGTCTGCTGAAACACTTTTCAA ATACATAGCTCCTGAAGAAGTGCCAGTTCAATATGGTGGACTAAGCAAGGATGGCGAATTCACAGGTGCCGATACCGTCACAGATGTTACTATTAAGCCAACATCAAAGCACACTGTTGAGTTCCCAGTGTCTGAG GCATGTGTTCTCGTTTGGGAGCTTCGAGTTTTTGGTTGGGATGTGAGCTATGGAGCTGAATTCGTGCCTAGCGCCGAGGATGGTTACACCGTTATCGTATCAAAGACCAGGAAGATTATCTCATCCGATGATCCTGTGATCTCAGATACATTCAAAATTGGTGAACCTGGCAAGGTTGTGCTTACCATTGATAACCAAACCTCTAAGAAGAAGAAGCTCCTCTATAGGTCAAAGACCAAACCCCTTTCTGAATGA
- the LOC112325216 gene encoding protein NRT1/ PTR FAMILY 5.10-like isoform X2, with protein MEIRRFHHSEGVEVAERFAYYGISSNLITYLTGPLGQSTATAAENVNLWAGTATLLPILGAFVADSFLGRYTTIIVASLIYILGLGLLTLSALLSTHTATDLPCSPPPFQLILFFFALYLVAIGESGHKPCAQAFGADQFDGHDPQESKAKSSFFNWWYCCKSGGTMVTLLILNYIQDNLNWGLGFGIPCAAMLISLVIFLLGSKMYRYSVKVDKKSAFLRIGSVFVSSIRNWRTTPSAIALEEEARGTRPHPSSEQYMFLNKALLAPNGSKEDGKVCSISDVEEAKALLRLVPIWTSCLVFAVVFAQRSTLFTKQAVTMDRSISHGIDFPAASLQFFMNLSIVLFIPIYDRVFVPLARALTRKSSGITMLQRIGTGIFLSVMTMVIAALVEMKRLKTAQEHGLVDLPDVTIPMSVWWLIPQYVLLGIAESFTMVGLQEFFYDQVPSDLRSVGISLNLSIFGTGNFLSSFLVSVIEKTTGGNGRYSWFDNNLNRAHLDYFYWLLAGMSVVQMAFYVYSAKSYIYNRRGAV; from the exons ATGGAGATCCGCAGGTTTCATCATAG TGAAGGAGTGGAAGTTGCAGAGAGATTCGCGTATTACGGGATATCTTCCAACTTGATAACGTATTTGACCGGTCCGTTGGGTCAGTCGACGGCTACTGCGGCAGAGAACGTGAATTTGTGGGCGGGGACTGCGACGTTGCTGCCGATATTAGGTGCTTTTGTTGCTGATTCTTTTCTTGGCAGATACACAACTATCATCGTTGCTTCGCTTATCTATatcttg GGACTTGGCTTGTTGACTCTATCGGCTCTACTTTCGACTCACACCGCTACTGATTTGCCATGTTCTCCTCCTCCATTTCAACTGATTTTGTTCTTCTTTGCTCTGTATTTAGTAGCGATTGGTGAAAGTGGGCACAAGCCTTGTGCTCAGGCGTTTGGAGCTGATCAGTTTGATGGGCACGACCCTCAGGAATCCAAAGCGAAGAGCTCCTTCTTCAATTGGTGGTATTGTTGTAAGAGTGGCGGAACAATGGTAACATTACTGATTTTAAACTACATACAAGACAATCTTAACTGGGGTCTTGGATTTGGGATCCCTTGTGCTGCGATGCTTATTTCACTTGTCATCTTCTTACTTGGCAGCAAGATGTATCGATATAGTGTAAAAGTGGACAAGAAAAGTGCATTTCTGAGGATTGGTTCGGTTTTTGTGTCTTCGATTAGGAATTGGAGAACTACCCCTTCTGCCATAGCACTTGAAGAAGAAGCTCGTGGAACCCGACCTCACCCAAGTTCTGAGCAGTACAT GTTCCTCAACAAAGCCCTGCTTGCACCAAACGGCTCAAAGGAAGATGGGAAGGTATGCAGCATCAGTGATGTTGAAGAAGCTAAGGCATTACTTAGGCTTGTTCCAATATGGACTTCATGCTTAGTATTTGCTGTAGTGTTTGCGCAGAGATCAACTCTCTTTACTAAGCAAGCAGTTACGATGGATAGATCGATTTCACACGGTATCGATTTTCCAGCGGCTTCACTTCAATTCTTTATGAACCTATCCATTGTACTCTTCATTCCAATATATGACCGTGTCTTTGTTCCCTTAGCAAGAGCTTTAACCAGAAAATCCTCTGGCATTACAATGCTTCAGAGAATTGGAActggtatttttttatctgtcatgACTATGGTCATTGCTGCTCTCGTTGAGATGAAGAGGCTCAAAACTGCCCAAGAACATGGACTGGTTGATCTGCCAGATGTGACGATTCCAATGAGTGTTTGGTGGCTAATCCCTCAATATGTCTTGCTTGGCATTGCTGAATCGTTTACCATGGTGGGCTTGCAAGAATTTTTCTATGATCAGGTCCCCAGTGATCTGAGGAGCGTTGGTATTTCACTCAACCTTAGTATCTTTGGTACTGGAAACTTTCTAAGCAGCTTTCTTGTATCTGTCATTGAGAAAACAACTGGTGGGAATGGCCGATACAGCTGGTTTGATAATAATCTGAATCGGGCTCATCTTGATTACTTCTATTGGCTACTAGCTGGGATGAGCGTGGTGCAAATGGCTTTCTACGTTTATTCTGCAAAATCTTACATTTATAATAGGAGAGGTGCCGTGTAA
- the LOC112325216 gene encoding protein NRT1/ PTR FAMILY 5.10-like isoform X1 has product MSTSNHAPELRTSLLYDIVDGSVDHKGRPVYRSNSGGWRSAGFIIGVEVAERFAYYGISSNLITYLTGPLGQSTATAAENVNLWAGTATLLPILGAFVADSFLGRYTTIIVASLIYILGLGLLTLSALLSTHTATDLPCSPPPFQLILFFFALYLVAIGESGHKPCAQAFGADQFDGHDPQESKAKSSFFNWWYCCKSGGTMVTLLILNYIQDNLNWGLGFGIPCAAMLISLVIFLLGSKMYRYSVKVDKKSAFLRIGSVFVSSIRNWRTTPSAIALEEEARGTRPHPSSEQYMFLNKALLAPNGSKEDGKVCSISDVEEAKALLRLVPIWTSCLVFAVVFAQRSTLFTKQAVTMDRSISHGIDFPAASLQFFMNLSIVLFIPIYDRVFVPLARALTRKSSGITMLQRIGTGIFLSVMTMVIAALVEMKRLKTAQEHGLVDLPDVTIPMSVWWLIPQYVLLGIAESFTMVGLQEFFYDQVPSDLRSVGISLNLSIFGTGNFLSSFLVSVIEKTTGGNGRYSWFDNNLNRAHLDYFYWLLAGMSVVQMAFYVYSAKSYIYNRRGAV; this is encoded by the exons ATGTCCACCTCCAATCATGCTCCAGAACTCCGAACTTCACTTTTATACGACATCGTTGATGGCTCTGTTGACCATAAGGGCCGACCCGTTTATAGATCCAATTCTGGTGGATGGAGATCCGCAGGTTTCATCATAG GAGTGGAAGTTGCAGAGAGATTCGCGTATTACGGGATATCTTCCAACTTGATAACGTATTTGACCGGTCCGTTGGGTCAGTCGACGGCTACTGCGGCAGAGAACGTGAATTTGTGGGCGGGGACTGCGACGTTGCTGCCGATATTAGGTGCTTTTGTTGCTGATTCTTTTCTTGGCAGATACACAACTATCATCGTTGCTTCGCTTATCTATatcttg GGACTTGGCTTGTTGACTCTATCGGCTCTACTTTCGACTCACACCGCTACTGATTTGCCATGTTCTCCTCCTCCATTTCAACTGATTTTGTTCTTCTTTGCTCTGTATTTAGTAGCGATTGGTGAAAGTGGGCACAAGCCTTGTGCTCAGGCGTTTGGAGCTGATCAGTTTGATGGGCACGACCCTCAGGAATCCAAAGCGAAGAGCTCCTTCTTCAATTGGTGGTATTGTTGTAAGAGTGGCGGAACAATGGTAACATTACTGATTTTAAACTACATACAAGACAATCTTAACTGGGGTCTTGGATTTGGGATCCCTTGTGCTGCGATGCTTATTTCACTTGTCATCTTCTTACTTGGCAGCAAGATGTATCGATATAGTGTAAAAGTGGACAAGAAAAGTGCATTTCTGAGGATTGGTTCGGTTTTTGTGTCTTCGATTAGGAATTGGAGAACTACCCCTTCTGCCATAGCACTTGAAGAAGAAGCTCGTGGAACCCGACCTCACCCAAGTTCTGAGCAGTACAT GTTCCTCAACAAAGCCCTGCTTGCACCAAACGGCTCAAAGGAAGATGGGAAGGTATGCAGCATCAGTGATGTTGAAGAAGCTAAGGCATTACTTAGGCTTGTTCCAATATGGACTTCATGCTTAGTATTTGCTGTAGTGTTTGCGCAGAGATCAACTCTCTTTACTAAGCAAGCAGTTACGATGGATAGATCGATTTCACACGGTATCGATTTTCCAGCGGCTTCACTTCAATTCTTTATGAACCTATCCATTGTACTCTTCATTCCAATATATGACCGTGTCTTTGTTCCCTTAGCAAGAGCTTTAACCAGAAAATCCTCTGGCATTACAATGCTTCAGAGAATTGGAActggtatttttttatctgtcatgACTATGGTCATTGCTGCTCTCGTTGAGATGAAGAGGCTCAAAACTGCCCAAGAACATGGACTGGTTGATCTGCCAGATGTGACGATTCCAATGAGTGTTTGGTGGCTAATCCCTCAATATGTCTTGCTTGGCATTGCTGAATCGTTTACCATGGTGGGCTTGCAAGAATTTTTCTATGATCAGGTCCCCAGTGATCTGAGGAGCGTTGGTATTTCACTCAACCTTAGTATCTTTGGTACTGGAAACTTTCTAAGCAGCTTTCTTGTATCTGTCATTGAGAAAACAACTGGTGGGAATGGCCGATACAGCTGGTTTGATAATAATCTGAATCGGGCTCATCTTGATTACTTCTATTGGCTACTAGCTGGGATGAGCGTGGTGCAAATGGCTTTCTACGTTTATTCTGCAAAATCTTACATTTATAATAGGAGAGGTGCCGTGTAA
- the LOC7467401 gene encoding protein NRT1/ PTR FAMILY 5.10 isoform X2 — MEAAEGTVNGSVDYKGNPVHRSASGGWRSASFIIAVEVAERFAYYGISSNLITYLTGPLGQSTASAAVNVNTWSGTATLLPLLGAFVADSFLGRYRTIIAASLIYILGLGLLTLAAKLTSVNLHDCRSTKDATLCAPPRFQVILFFFSVYLVAVGQGGHKPCVQAFGGDQFDGQDPKESKAKSSFFNWWYFAISVGITVTLIVLVYIQDNLSWALGFGIPCIVLVAALLVFLLGSRTYRYSAKENGKNPFMRIGRVIVRAIRNRHNTPSAMPSEEDACLWDRCSEQFKFLNKALLAPDGSLEDQNVCSVNDVEDTKALLKLVPIWITSLAYAIAFAQTSTFFTKQGATLDRKIASGFKVPAASLQTFIGFAIMIFIPVYDRIVVPISRGLTRKPSGITMLQRIGTGMVFSAISMVTAALVEMKRLETAKDHGLVDLPKVTVPMSIWWLVPQYILCGVADVLTIVGLQEFCYDQVPKELRSLGIALYLSIFGIGSFLSTFLISTINKATSGDGQESWFANNLNRAHLDYFYWLLAGLSALGFSAYLYFARSYVYNRERAI; from the exons ATGGAAGCAGCAGAAGGCACTGTTAATGGCTCCGTCGACTACAAAGGCAACCCAGTTCACCGATCCGCCTCAGGTGGCTGGAGATCAGCCTCTTTCATCATAG ctgTGGAAGTTGCAGAGAGGTTTGCATATTATGGGATATCTTCGAACCTTATAACGTACTTGACGGGTCCTCTTGGTCAGTCCACGGCCAGTGCCGCCGTCAATGTGAATACTTGGTCTGGCACGGCCACGTTGCTGCCTCTTTTAGGAGCCTTTGTTGCCGACTCTTTTCTTGGCCGTTACCGGACTATTATTGCCGCTTCTCTCATCTACATCTTG GGACTAGGCTTGTTGACACTTGCAGCCAAGCTAACATCTGTTAACCTTCATGACTGTCGAAGCACCAAGGATGCTACGTTATGTGCTCCTCCTCGGTTTCAAGTAATACTGTTCTTCTTCTCTGTATATCTAGTAGCAGTTGGTCAAGGCGGGCACAAGCCATGCGTTCAGGCATTTGGAGGTGATCAGTTTGATGGGCAAGATCCGAAGGAGAGCAAAGCCAAGAGCTCATTTTTCAATTGGTGGTATTTCGCCATATCAGTTGGCATCACCGTAACACTCATCGTGCTGGTCTACATCCAAGATAACCTCAGCTGGGCCCTGGGATTTGGAATCCCTTGTATTGTGTTGGTAGCTGCCCTGCTTGTTTTCTTGCTTGGAAGCAGAACTTACAGGTATAGTGCCAAAGAGAACGGGAAAAATCCATTCATGAGAATTGGCCGAGTGATTGTTAGAGCGATTAGGAACCGGCACAACACTCCTTCGGCTATGCCTAGTGAAGAGGATGCTTGCCTGTGGGATCGATGTTCGGAACAATTCAA GTTCCTCAACAAAGCGTTGCTTGCACCAGATGGTTCATTGGAAGATCAAAATGTGTGCAGTGTCAATGATGTAGAAGACACAAAAGCGTTGCTGAAACTTGTCCCAATATGGATCACAAGTTTGGCTTATGCAATTGCGTTTGCACAGACCTCAACTTTCTTCACAAAGCAAGGGGCTACGCTGGACAGAAAAATTGCCTCAGGCTTCAAAGTTCCAGCTGCTTCTCTTCAAACCTTCATTGGGTTTGCCATCATGATCTTTATTCCAGTGTACGACCGCATTGTTGTCCCTATATCACGAGGTCTAACCCGGAAACCTTCTGGCATCACAATGCTTCAAAGAATTGGAACAGGAATGGTTTTCTCTGCGATTTCCATGGTAACTGCAGCTCTTGTTGAAATGAAAAGACTTGAAACCGCCAAAGATCATGGGCTGGTGGACCTTCCAAAAGTGACAGTCCCAATGAGTATTTGGTGGTTGGTTCCTCAGTATATCCTATGCGGTGTTGCTGATGTGCTCACCATTGTTGGACTTCAAGAATTTTGCTATGATCAGGTCCCAAAGGAACTAAGGAGTCTGGGTATCGCACTCTACCTCAGTATCTTTGGAATAGGAAGCTTTTTAAGCACCTTTCTTATCTCTACCATCAATAAAGCAACAAGTGGAGATGGTCAAGAGAGCTGGTTCGCCAACAATCTCAACAGGGCGCACCTTGATTATTTCTATTGGCTGCTTGCTGGTCTTAGTGCTTTGGGATTCTCTGCCTACTTGTACTTTGCTAGATCATACGTTTATAACAGGGAAAGAGCAATTTAG